The genomic DNA TCATTACCAGTAGATGGGGCCGTTTGCTCACTAATAAACGGTTTACAGCGCCTTCCCTCtgactttttacattttaaaagtcGGGAATATATTAAAAAGCAAATCGTTTTAGTTCTGTCATTGACCTGTTTTTCATCCATGCAGTACAAATTGTACACAGCAGCCAGAGCAACATTTCGCAACAGTTTGAAATGTTATTGAACACAGTGAGTTTCCAAAAAGAGACAATGACAGAATTGGACGAACGAGTGAAAAAGGTGACTCCTGCATGCTTTTTGTATACATTGCAATTTTCCATGAGTAAATACTGATTGTTGTTTAATTTccgtcagaatgaggaaaacagCTTACAGCTCgtttcaaatatgcaaaatgatGTGGAGTCTCTAAGACTTGAGCAAGAAAAAGCCAATTTGAAGCAAGCAAGCATGCTTGAGGAGGCATTGCAGCTACTTAATGCCATAGTTTCAGAGCATTCAGGTAAGCTTGAACCTATTAAAGTAACTGACAAAGCCATGCAGACATCACCAGGACAAGACAAAGGGATCCAAACGGCACAGAATTCCTATGCAGCAGACATCCAAAGTGCTGCTTTTGATTTGGCTGTCACAATGAGAAAGAAGAAACCGTCAAGTAGATACAAAAGGAGACCTTTGGTCCGACAGGGATCTAGGCCCACCGTCACAGATGAAAACAGTCAATTGctaaacagctgcagaaaacgACAAAATATCTCAAGACCTCTCAAAAACATTGATTTTCCAGACATATTACTACAACAGAAGCCAAAGAGCAGTTCCAATACAGGATGTATGATCACACCTCTCAGCTGCTGGTCTCAAGAGAGCAGCAGCCCTGAAAGCACCAGAAAAATTAAACCCACCTCAGAGATGGTGCAAACAGATTCCAGTCCTAATGATGCCCTATGGCAGCTGTTTAAGACAGATAAGGTCTGAGGTACAGTTTTCTAGATCACAAGTCAATGACGTTTATTATTGATTAGTCTATCAAAACAATCCATttggttatgttttatttatttggttgGTGAGAATGTTGATAGGAGCGGCAATACCTATTGTTGAATACATGCATGGCACATTTCCTAAAGACTTGGAAAGACTCATGGAAAGTTGGTTCATTTCCTATCGTTTAGAAATAAGTAACACAATTAGTTTCTCTGCTCATAATTAAAACTGactcattttgtgtttttgctgttggattgttatttgaaaaaaagtcactttcaAGTTTATTTGCATTAATGGTGATAATGACATGAGAGTACCTAAAATTCGATATTTCTGTTTTTCCAAAATATCAAACATGCGGATTCTTTGAAGCTCTGTTATATTAGATTGTATACCATTTGAGTAGAAACAATAAAGTACAGACAATTGGCAATGTAGATAATGTgtatatttattacaaaaataattattcaaaCATGTCTTACTTCAGTGCATGCTTAGATGTTTGACAAAAGGTTAAAGAGGCACTAAAGTCACTTTACAATATTTTGAACTGTTTCATGTATacagaaatgaaatgaaatggaaGTCCTGGGTGAAGAGTGTTATctgtgtaattttttaattgattaaataTGGAGCGAATATGATATTACACATGTGCCTTATTATGCAAGCACCTGCCCTCATCGTTTTTCCTCCACGCTCACTAATATTGAGAGTGCTGAGCACTAGGGACCGGCAATACTGCATATTTTGGTATAAATCTCATACCAAATAAATATGGGCCGTATTGAATGGTAAATCTGAgtgtctttaaaggatgaaacagttttaatgtgccacgTGATCACAATACCATTCAATAAATAaggtaaatgcttcattgataaATTTCAACTAGTTTTGATGACCTTAAGACATTTTTTGTGattccatttttaatcaaatagtTTAAACAGCTCCGTTCTGACAAAGAAGCATAGCGCATCAGGTGACCTGGTTGTTTCCTAGTTGCCGAAACCACAGCATTGCAAACGAGTGCTATTTATCGATCTCTCCAGATTAGCATTGATCTGATACTGACTTGCTATCAAGAAAATCGATATTGGTATTGATCTGCCAATCCCAACTGTTTGGAGGTTGCCACTTCCTAGTTCTTAACTCAGCCGCACCAAGCATAAATAATGACGTTTTTAAATGCATTGGAAAATGCATATGCATTTTCCAAGGTTTAGTACAATACTTTTGCCACATGACCAGTTCCTgtctttttcagttttgtcccTGCAACCTCCAGCCCCGAGCCGAGAGGCACTTTAAAGTCGGTCTCCTCGGTTCTCATGAtagacttttttcccccaatgacTTCCAGTCCAAGCTGCTTTTTGCTGTCTAGCCGGCTTAGAGGCACTTTGCTTGGCTTGTTCAGAGGCAAAAGTCGGCCTCCTCATCTGGTTCTCGatcgacttttttttctcgtgtttgCCTTTGTGGCGCCTCCAGATGTCTGCAATACGATTAAGACCTCCAGTCTTGAAGCACCACGTGCATGTGTTGACATCaagtaatacattttttaagtgaaaataaGTAATATATTTGCATTTTGGAAGCATATATTCCGTGCAAAAGCTTGCGTCCTGACTCAAATATGCTTCTCTGTGTGCATAGGAGCATTGAATCCTGCTTCTGCAGGAGTgtcaagtgaatattttttttttaagattgtgAAATACTGAACCTTGGTGTCATTGCAGAATTATTGTATTCCACATCTCTGCCATGTGTCTaaagcatgggtgtccaaacctgtccgcaagggccgccgtgggtcctggtttttgttcctaccaatcgagcacagacagtttaaccaatgaagtttgagctaaaacaagcaacacctgactgcaatcaactgattacacttgtgagacactagattggtgaaaagatgtcatcttgttttgtaggaatgaaatccagcacccactgcggccctatgtggaatagtttggacaccactggtctAAAGCCACCACTCGCATTGGCAACGCCCAAAAGCTTCCCAATCAGAGCAAAGAGTTGAAATTTGAATATCTAATATTAAATTCGCATTCAGTTGGCTGTGTACCTGGGAGTTTAATCCAGTGGTCTGAGTGCTCCACTGCTATTGTGGTGACACATGTTTGATTTAGGCTTGTGGGTCTTGTCAGGATGTGCATCCAAATTAAAACCTTGTGTGCCAAATCTACCATGCGAAGAGTTTCTTTTCTCTGTGGTGACCCCTAAAGGGAAAAGCCAAAAGGTATCGCTCTCATACAGTCATCTGGATTTTAATGATAATCTGTATTTCTACAGGAGATCCCAAAAAGGAGCGACtaaaatagctttaaaatgagaaaatagctaaaaatggcattcaatgttattaaaaaataatgtaaaaacaatGATATTAATAACCCTTTAGTGCCACTTTAAGTAAAACCCCAAGCTCTACTGGAACAGAGAATGGAAGAAAGGATAAAAATATCTGATATATtctaaaaattaaaattcataGAAAAACATTGGTAATCTTTCTCATGAGGAATTCTATTAAAATAATATACCCTTACTCTCCACCTTAATAGCTTTGACAATATTTTCAGTTCAGCACTTCTGCCATGGAGTGAGTTGCAGAAAGTTAGCATAGATCCCGTGCAGGCACATTAATGCATAAATTCATCCAAAGGTCAAATTCAAAGATGTGGTACAAGTGCGTACCAATTTAACTTACTCACACAATGCACGCTGAATCATCTGTTTTACTGCAGTATGTCTGCAGGGGGAGATATTAGTCCCCTTGGATTTAGACTTGCCACTAGGCAGACATCATAGTTGTCATGCATCAAAGCACGCCGAGCAACCAATGTCCATCGGTTCTCCCAGGGGTCTAGTTCCAAGATGTCTTTTGTTATGTCATCATTACGGTCTGTGCATTAAAGAAACAGAAGATTCTCCATCACATTAAAATACTTTGTGCCCTTATACTATTCCGAACTAGCGTCACAAAAGATATATTTCAAATCAAAACCATTAGTTAACCTAGAATCACTTTCCCAGCCTTCTCTGTTATATGACATTCCTGGGAGTATTTCTCCAGTATCCTCAACAGCTTTCTTGTCACAGCTACCTTGCTGTTTATACACATCATTAAAATGAGTTCCTCTTTGACATTGAAAGGGATAGCATACTGCAGGGCCAGCTCAGGTAAGTAGGGAAGGCTGCCTCATGGCTGCTATGTTCTTTTCAACTGGGAACCATTGG from Corythoichthys intestinalis isolate RoL2023-P3 chromosome 9, ASM3026506v1, whole genome shotgun sequence includes the following:
- the LOC130922176 gene encoding interactor of HORMAD1 protein 1, with amino-acid sequence MNHTVNIKELLNKPSTGSRYAGTNFTDSQFSFGSQFWRENSQWNSPEMSLLTRSSQHSSQEFSDPKISTRYRSKPLLFGDPKDKETLLDTFEEAKKKAKERYDSDMIARECLQIREAMTKIQQLVSSTEENATVCQTSLQMLSNLSSTLQIVHSSQSNISQQFEMLLNTVSFQKETMTELDERVKKNEENSLQLVSNMQNDVESLRLEQEKANLKQASMLEEALQLLNAIVSEHSGKLEPIKVTDKAMQTSPGQDKGIQTAQNSYAADIQSAAFDLAVTMRKKKPSSRYKRRPLVRQGSRPTVTDENSQLLNSCRKRQNISRPLKNIDFPDILLQQKPKSSSNTGCMITPLSCWSQESSSPESTRKIKPTSEMVQTDSSPNDALWQLFKTDKV